The Sandaracinus amylolyticus genomic interval ACGTGAGGAACTGCTCCGCGCGCGCGCGGTTCGGCTTCTCGACGAAGCGACGCGCGCGGTACACGCCGGGCCCGAGCTCTTCGCCGACCTCGAGGTAGCCGTAGCCGGTCTCGGGGCGCGTGGGCTTGATGCCGAGCGTGACCAGCTCGCCGTGCTCGGCCGCGCCGAGCGCGCGCTCGAGGATCGTGAGGAAGCCCGGCTCGTCGCCGATGTGATGATCGGCCGCGAGCACCGCGACGATGCCGTCCGCATCGCGACGCTTCACGTGCGCAGCGGCCCAGCCCACGCACGGCGCGGTGTTGCGACCGACCGGCTCCGCGAGGACGTTCTCCGCGGGCACGTTCGGCAGCGCCGCGCGCGTCGCCTCCGCGAGGTGCTCCGCCGTCACGACCACCACGCGCTCCGGCGGGATGATCGGCGCGATCCGGCGCACCGTCTCCGCGAGCAGCGACGCGTCGCTCCCGGCCAGTGGAAGGAGCTGCTTCGGGTGCGCCTTGCGCGAGAGCGGCCAGAACCGCGTCCCCGAGCCGCCCGCCATGATCACGGCCCACGCGTGCTGCTTCGTCGTCATCGGAGCCGGCGGAAAATAGGCTCTTGCCGCGATCGAGGCAAACGTCACTCAGACGCGAGCGACGGAGCTCACTGGACGCTGGCCGTGATCGACATCGCGGTCTGCCACGCGACCACGCGGCTCGCGCGCGGCGGCGTGAGCGCGCCCGACAGCGAGCGCGCGACGCACGGCTCGAATCCGTCCTCGGCGACCGTCGTCTTCTCCACGGTGATCGTCGGCTCGTAGCTGTCGTACGTGCCCATGTCGTGGAGGCGCGTCGCGTAGCGAACGATCAGCGACGCCGACGCGCTGCGCTCGTGGCGCAGCTCCCAGTCCTGGATGAAGCACTCCGCGATCGCGCGGCGCGCCGCTTCGCCCGCGAGCTGCTCGCGCACCTGCGCGACGCCGGGGTCCTCGCTCTCCGGGAGCTCGACGTCGATCGCGAGCGCGTCGACCGTCGGGCGGCTCGGCTCCTGGGTGAAGAAGCGCTCGGCGGGCTCGGTGCGATCGAAGAGCGCGGTGTCGAGCCCCTCGAAGCGAAGGCGCGCGACGGCGCGGCGCACTTCTTCGCGCTCGGGCGAGCCGGGGAGCGACGCACGGAAGCAAGCATCCGCGCGTCGCGCGCCGCGCTCGCGACCCTCCGCGTCCGACGCGGTGCGCAGCACGAGCGACGCCGAGCCGCAGAGGATGTCGGGCGGCACCGGCGCGTGCGCAGTGTCGTAGTGCTCGATCGCCTGATCGAACGTGCGGATCGCGCCCTCCCAGTCGCCTGCCTCGACCTGCGCGCGCGCGGCGGTCGCGAGGATCTCGCCCGCGACGCTCGTGTCGCGATAGCGGCACACGCGATCGACGCAGATCTGATCGCTGGGGCAGTCCTCGCGGCCCATGCAGCTCGTGCCCGCGGGCGGCCTCGCGCTGCCGCGTGCGCCGCCGGGAGGACGTGCGCCGGGGCGCGTCGCATCGCCGGGCGCGGCGGGAGGCTGATCGAGCAGAGAGCCGCGCCGGTTGCATCCCGCGAGCGACAAGAGCGCCGCGAGCACCAGCGGCAAGGAGCGGAGCATCGACATGATCAGAACGCAGCCTCCAGCGAGAGCGTCACGATGAGCCCGTCGACGTTGGGCACGGCGACGCGACCATAGTGGAAGCTCGGGAAATCGTGGTGCAGCCAGTCGCCCTTGAGCAGCAGATCGAAGGAGCGCAGGAATCCGAGCGCGGCGCCCTCGGCACCGGACGAGATCGTGTACGCGATCTGGGCGCCGACGAGCGTGCTCCACATCGGTGAGAGCTCGCGATCGCCGGTGAAGTACTGACCGCGCGGCGCGAGCGCGTAGTCGTCGCTGTAGAACGCGGCGCCGGTCTGGTTGTAGTAGCGGCCGCGCACGCGGATGCGCAGCGAGCCCTCGATCACCTGCTCGTACGCGAGCTCCGCGGTGATGCTCGTGACGTCCCAGGTGTCGCGATAGCCGCGCACGTTCGCCTGGAGCGCGCCCGAGAGCGGCTGGAGCCACAACCGCGCGCCGAGCGCGGCCGCGTAGCGCGCGCGGAAGTCGGGGTGGTGCTCCTGGGCCGCGGTGCGGCCGAGCCACACCGCGCGATACGGGTTGCTCTGGAAGCCGTCGACGAGCTGCGCGGTGATCGTGAGCTGCGTCGTGAAGATCGGCGCCCACGCCTGGGTCCACGAGCCCTGGAACGTCTGGAGCTCGACCGGCCGCTCGGTGAGATCCTCGCTGTCGCCGAAGCATCCTTCGGAGCTCGCGAGGCGACGTCGATCGACCGGCTCCTGGTTGCGCGGCTGGAACACGTCGCAGACCTCGTCCCAGCCGCGCGCATAGGAGAGATCGAACGCGGCCGTGCGCTCGAACGCCTCGGCGCGCGCGCCGAGCGTCATCGCGTGGCTGCGGTAGTCGTTCTCGAACCCGTACGCGTAGCCGGCGCGGATCGAGCCGTAGTCGCTGCGCACCTCCGCGCCGCCCGAGATCACGTTGCGGAAGTCGAAGAGCTGCGTCGCGGTCGAGATCACGTCGACCTCGGCGGACGGTGCGTCGACGACCGCGACGCTCGCGCCGCTCACGATGTCGGCCTCCCAGCCCGCGCGGATCGTGAGCTCTTCGATGGGATCGACGGACGCGCGCACGCCGGGCGTGACGACCGTCATGTTCAATGGACCGCCGCCCTCGTGGTAGAGCGTGCCCGCGACGCCGATCTCGCCGCTCTGCGCCGACGCGACGCTCGCGATCACCAGGACGAGCGAGCACGCGATCGCGAGCGCACGCGCCATCAGTTGCACCCGCAGCCGCCGCCGGTGACGCCGGCTGCGCCGTAGCTGCCCTCGCGGTTCGAGAGCACGTGCGCCTCGTGCGCGCCGGCTTCGCCTTCGGAGCCGAACGTCATCGCGGGATCGGCCAGGAACTCGCGCTCCTCGGGCCGCACCGTCACGCACCCGGCGATCGTGCTCGCGAGCACGACGACCAGCACGAGCCACGCGCGCTCAGAAGAAGACCGTGAAGCCTGCACTGAGCTCCTCCTGCGCGACGTAGCGGTTCTCGTCGTAGATCGCCCACGCGCGCGCCTCGAGGCGCAGCGTGATGCGATAGCGGAACGCGATGCGGAGGCCGCCGCCCGCGTAGAGCGCGCCGGTCACGCCCGACTGCAACAAGAACGAGTCGGCGTTGGGATCGCTGACCACGAACCCACCGCCCGCGCCGAGGAAAGGCACGACCGGCGAGTCGGGGAACACGTTCACGAGCCCGCCGAGCGTGCCGATCATCAGCCGCCCGCCTTCGCCGACCGCGGCCGCGAGCGTCGCCTCGATGCCGATCTCGGGCGCGAAGTAGATCGTCGGGCGGATCGTCATGAACCCGTTCGGGTCGTTCACGCCGAGCACGCCGAAGCCGAAGTGCAGCTCGCCGGTCGCCTGGAGCAGCGGCGCGGGCGCGAACACCTCGGGAAGGAAGCGTCCCTGCGACGCTTCGTCCGCGGAGAGCTCGTGCGTGTACACCGCGTCGCCGGAGATCCACGCGTGGGTCGCGTCGGGCAGCTCGACGCGGAACCAGTAGCCGCGCGTGCCGCGCTCGACGATCGGGAACACGTCGCCGCGACGCGCGCTGCGCACGCCGCGGAACGCGGCGCCGGGCCCGCTGCGCATCACGGTGCGATCGACGATCACGCGCGCGAACACGCCGACGGGCGCGTCCTCTTCGGCGCTCGTGCTCTCCGCGCTCGGCGCTGGATCCTGCGCGTGCGCGATCGATGGAGCCGCGAGCGCGATCATCAGCGCGAGCAGCGCGCGCATCAGAGCCCACCTCGCGCGATCCACGTCGCGATCAGATCCGC includes:
- a CDS encoding mannose-1-phosphate guanylyltransferase produces the protein MTTKQHAWAVIMAGGSGTRFWPLSRKAHPKQLLPLAGSDASLLAETVRRIAPIIPPERVVVVTAEHLAEATRAALPNVPAENVLAEPVGRNTAPCVGWAAAHVKRRDADGIVAVLAADHHIGDEPGFLTILERALGAAEHGELVTLGIKPTRPETGYGYLEVGEELGPGVYRARRFVEKPNRARAEQFLTSGSFLWNSGMFFFRASSVLDAIRIHLPGLGAALDRFDDAAKQGREQDVVRAEYATLPSISIDHGVMEKEDRVVVVPGDFGWSDVGSWLTAWELASKGAQNNAVAPGGSSDDVVLVDAAGSYVRAPQGKVVALIGVRDLVVVDTEDALLVVPRDRAQDVRAVVDALKARKREDKL
- a CDS encoding DUF3570 domain-containing protein, whose amino-acid sequence is MARALAIACSLVLVIASVASAQSGEIGVAGTLYHEGGGPLNMTVVTPGVRASVDPIEELTIRAGWEADIVSGASVAVVDAPSAEVDVISTATQLFDFRNVISGGAEVRSDYGSIRAGYAYGFENDYRSHAMTLGARAEAFERTAAFDLSYARGWDEVCDVFQPRNQEPVDRRRLASSEGCFGDSEDLTERPVELQTFQGSWTQAWAPIFTTQLTITAQLVDGFQSNPYRAVWLGRTAAQEHHPDFRARYAAALGARLWLQPLSGALQANVRGYRDTWDVTSITAELAYEQVIEGSLRIRVRGRYYNQTGAAFYSDDYALAPRGQYFTGDRELSPMWSTLVGAQIAYTISSGAEGAALGFLRSFDLLLKGDWLHHDFPSFHYGRVAVPNVDGLIVTLSLEAAF
- a CDS encoding DUF4266 domain-containing protein, giving the protein MQASRSSSERAWLVLVVVLASTIAGCVTVRPEEREFLADPAMTFGSEGEAGAHEAHVLSNREGSYGAAGVTGGGCGCN
- a CDS encoding SH3 domain-containing protein, which codes for MRALLALMIALAAPSIAHAQDPAPSAESTSAEEDAPVGVFARVIVDRTVMRSGPGAAFRGVRSARRGDVFPIVERGTRGYWFRVELPDATHAWISGDAVYTHELSADEASQGRFLPEVFAPAPLLQATGELHFGFGVLGVNDPNGFMTIRPTIYFAPEIGIEATLAAAVGEGGRLMIGTLGGLVNVFPDSPVVPFLGAGGGFVVSDPNADSFLLQSGVTGALYAGGGLRIAFRYRITLRLEARAWAIYDENRYVAQEELSAGFTVFF